The following are encoded together in the Janthinobacterium sp. Marseille genome:
- the eda gene encoding bifunctional 4-hydroxy-2-oxoglutarate aldolase/2-dehydro-3-deoxy-phosphogluconate aldolase — translation MNLLEIMRASPVIPVIAIDDLTHAVPLARALVAGGIRVLEVTLRTQHGLAAIRAIAEQVPEAILGVGTLTRSEDFAAARDAGAVFGVSPGLTRELIQGSLASGLPLLPGVMTPSEVMAAREAGFHQLKLFPAVPAGGVGMLNAIAGPLPDVLFCPTGGISQETAAQFLACKNVACVGGSWLTPKDALAAGDWGRVTALAKAAASLK, via the coding sequence ATGAATCTGCTGGAAATCATGCGTGCGTCACCGGTCATCCCGGTGATTGCAATCGACGACCTGACACATGCCGTACCCTTGGCGCGCGCGTTGGTGGCAGGCGGTATCCGGGTATTGGAAGTCACCTTGCGTACACAGCACGGCCTGGCAGCAATCCGTGCGATTGCCGAGCAGGTACCGGAAGCGATACTCGGCGTGGGCACGCTGACCCGCTCCGAAGACTTTGCCGCAGCGCGTGATGCCGGTGCGGTGTTTGGTGTGTCGCCGGGACTGACCAGGGAATTGATCCAGGGCTCGCTGGCCAGTGGTTTGCCATTGTTGCCGGGCGTGATGACACCATCGGAAGTGATGGCGGCGCGGGAAGCAGGCTTTCACCAATTGAAACTGTTCCCGGCGGTGCCGGCGGGTGGTGTCGGTATGTTGAATGCAATTGCCGGACCCTTGCCGGATGTACTGTTTTGTCCGACTGGCGGGATTTCGCAAGAGACTGCGGCGCAGTTCCTGGCTTGCAAGAATGTAGCCTGTGTTGGCGGGTCGTGGCTGACGCCTAAGGATGCATTGGCGGCGGGGGATTGGGGGCGTGTGACCGCGCTGGCCAAAGCAGCTGCCAGCCTGAAGTAG
- a CDS encoding Ppx/GppA phosphatase family protein: protein MFAAVDLGSNSFRLHIGRHDGDTMRIIKSARDPIRLGAGLDSKGNLTAAAMASAIESLGRFNSILSTFPLSAVRVVATNTIRIARNSATFLPAAEAAIGYPIEIISGEEEGRLIYMGVASTLSQNERRLVLDIGGGSTEVILGKGPKIEQVESFSVGTVPQSLNFFPNGVINAESFDAAVLSARSRFEDAVPLYKPELWTNAYGSSGTIRALADAISKNGLGDGLMSLKSLEALRKRLIQFGHAGNIDLIGMKADRAASITSGLAILIALMQEFSIKVVTPIEAGLRMGVLWDLHLRATKRDRRDQSARDFLQRFKVDEKRAEQAANVASAFFALLKPSDESYAKLLFWSGLLHEVGLVVSHSGYHKHAAYMVGNADLPGFTTREQRVMSSLVLAQKGNLRKVADELADSDFAKAVLALRLALMFMHARIDVVMDEVRLRMKKGIELEIRKEWATQHPTVAYWIEKEKECWSEVGIDFAVKLNN, encoded by the coding sequence ATGTTTGCAGCGGTAGATCTCGGTTCGAATAGTTTTCGCCTGCATATTGGACGCCATGACGGCGACACCATGCGCATCATCAAGAGTGCGCGTGATCCGATCCGCCTGGGTGCGGGTCTGGACAGCAAGGGCAACCTGACTGCGGCCGCGATGGCAAGTGCAATTGAATCGCTGGGGCGCTTCAATTCCATCTTGAGTACTTTTCCGCTTAGTGCGGTGCGCGTCGTCGCCACCAACACCATACGTATCGCAAGAAATTCAGCCACCTTCCTGCCGGCGGCGGAAGCGGCTATCGGCTATCCGATAGAAATCATTTCCGGTGAAGAAGAAGGGCGTCTGATTTATATGGGCGTGGCCAGTACCCTGTCGCAGAATGAGCGTCGCCTGGTACTGGATATCGGTGGTGGTTCGACCGAGGTGATCCTCGGCAAAGGACCCAAGATTGAGCAGGTGGAATCCTTCAGCGTCGGCACTGTGCCGCAAAGCCTGAACTTCTTCCCGAACGGCGTCATCAATGCGGAGTCGTTTGATGCTGCAGTACTGTCAGCGCGCTCGCGCTTCGAAGATGCCGTGCCTTTGTATAAGCCGGAATTGTGGACGAATGCCTATGGTTCGTCCGGCACCATACGCGCGCTTGCCGATGCGATCAGCAAGAATGGCCTGGGCGACGGCTTGATGTCGCTGAAGAGCCTGGAAGCGCTGCGGAAGCGCCTGATCCAGTTCGGCCATGCCGGCAATATCGATCTGATCGGGATGAAGGCTGACCGTGCCGCCAGTATTACCAGCGGGCTGGCGATCCTGATTGCGCTCATGCAGGAATTCAGCATCAAGGTGGTAACGCCGATAGAAGCAGGCCTGCGCATGGGCGTGCTGTGGGACTTGCATTTGCGGGCGACCAAGCGCGACCGGCGCGACCAGTCGGCACGTGATTTCCTGCAGCGTTTCAAGGTCGATGAAAAGCGGGCGGAACAGGCGGCCAATGTCGCCAGCGCTTTCTTTGCCTTGCTCAAGCCGAGCGATGAGAGCTATGCCAAGTTATTGTTCTGGAGCGGCTTGTTGCATGAAGTCGGGTTGGTGGTATCGCATAGCGGTTATCACAAACATGCTGCGTACATGGTGGGGAATGCCGATTTGCCGGGCTTTACGACACGTGAACAACGCGTGATGAGCAGCCTCGTGCTGGCGCAAAAAGGTAATTTGCGCAAAGTGGCGGATGAACTGGCTGACAGTGATTTTGCCAAGGCGGTACTGGCATTGCGGCTGGCCCTGATGTTCATGCATGCACGCATTGATGTTGTGATGGATGAGGTGCGTTTGCGGATGAAAAAAGGCATAGAGCTGGAAATCCGCAAGGAATGGGCGACGCAGCACCCGACTGTTGCCTACTGGATAGAAAAAGAAAAAGAATGCTGGAGCGAAGTCGGCATCGATTTTGCCGTCAAACTCAACAACTAA
- a CDS encoding Hsp70 family protein, producing MANACGVDFGTSNSTVGWSRPGHSALLQLEDGKVTLPSVVFFNADEEQVYYGRAALANYLQGYEGRLMRSLKSLLGTSLIDDQTEVMGKALPFRTLLTQFIAELKHRAETAAGREFSSVVMGRPVYFVDGNEEADILAEDTLYEIAQSVGFKDIDFQYEPIAAAFDYESQIDKEELVLIADIGGGTSDFSLVRLSPERAKKVDRRDDILATGGIHIGGTDFDKYLSLTSIMPLLGLGSRLNNNTEVPSSYYFNLATWHTINLAYTQKAWLQIKDIYRDARDKTKLDSLLHLIENRSGHWLALKAEEGKIALSSALETELLLDRIAPSTTLTLRRDEFDNAIDKMVSSVEGTVANLLKDAGIAAEDVDTVVFTGGSSGVQLLREKISSLLPDARRVEGDLFGSIGAGLALDAVRKFG from the coding sequence ATGGCAAACGCATGCGGCGTCGATTTTGGGACGTCGAATTCGACGGTTGGCTGGAGCCGTCCCGGCCACTCGGCACTATTGCAACTGGAAGATGGCAAGGTCACACTGCCGTCGGTTGTTTTCTTTAATGCAGACGAAGAGCAGGTCTATTACGGCCGTGCCGCGCTGGCAAATTACCTGCAGGGTTATGAAGGCCGCCTGATGCGCTCGCTCAAGAGCCTGCTCGGCACCAGTCTGATCGATGACCAGACCGAAGTCATGGGCAAGGCCTTGCCGTTCCGTACCCTGTTGACGCAATTCATTGCAGAACTGAAGCATAGGGCGGAGACTGCCGCCGGCCGTGAATTCAGCAGCGTGGTGATGGGACGTCCGGTGTACTTTGTCGACGGCAATGAAGAAGCCGACATCCTGGCCGAAGATACGCTATATGAAATCGCGCAGTCGGTTGGTTTCAAGGATATTGATTTCCAGTACGAGCCGATCGCCGCCGCTTTCGATTACGAGTCACAGATAGATAAGGAAGAGCTGGTACTGATCGCCGATATCGGCGGTGGTACGTCCGACTTTTCGCTGGTACGCCTGTCGCCGGAACGGGCGAAGAAGGTGGATCGCCGCGACGATATCCTGGCTACCGGTGGTATCCATATCGGTGGTACCGATTTCGATAAATACCTGAGCCTGACCAGCATCATGCCTTTGCTGGGCTTGGGCAGTCGCCTCAATAACAATACCGAAGTGCCGTCCAGCTATTACTTCAACCTGGCGACCTGGCACACGATCAACCTGGCTTACACGCAAAAGGCCTGGTTGCAGATCAAGGATATTTATCGCGATGCACGCGACAAGACGAAGCTGGACAGCCTGCTGCACCTGATCGAAAACCGTTCCGGCCATTGGCTGGCGCTGAAGGCGGAGGAAGGCAAGATCGCCTTGTCGTCGGCACTCGAAACAGAATTACTGCTGGATCGCATCGCACCCAGCACCACGCTGACCCTGCGCCGCGATGAGTTCGACAATGCCATTGACAAGATGGTCAGCTCGGTAGAGGGCACGGTCGCCAATTTGCTCAAGGATGCCGGTATTGCGGCGGAAGATGTCGATACCGTGGTCTTTACCGGTGGTTCCAGCGGTGTACAACTGTTGCGCGAAAAGATCAGTTCCTTATTGCCGGATGCACGCCGTGTGGAAGGTGATTTGTTCGGCAGCATCGGGGCCGGACTGGCGCTGGACGCGGTCAGGAAATTTGGTTGA
- a CDS encoding MBL fold metallo-hydrolase, with amino-acid sequence MSPVVHAFFDNETGTVSYVVHAAQESACAIIDSVLDYDPKSGHTSTGSADKVIQFVRQQGLAVEWILETHAHADHLSAAPYIKQKLGGRIAIGRMITKVQRVFDEIFNLEDSFKFDGSQFDHLFEEDEIFHIGKLQAQALYVPGHTPADMAYHIGDAIFVGDTLFMPDAGTARCDFPGGDAHTMYRSIQKILSFPDQTRLFMCHDYPPNERAPAWETTVVRQRTTNIHIRTGISADEFVAMRTARDKTLGMPTLILPAIQVNIRAGNLPPADDNGIRYLKIPLNTLTG; translated from the coding sequence ATGTCACCTGTCGTGCACGCCTTCTTCGACAATGAAACCGGTACCGTCAGCTATGTGGTGCATGCAGCGCAGGAATCGGCTTGCGCCATCATCGATTCGGTCCTCGATTACGATCCCAAATCCGGCCATACCAGCACCGGCTCGGCCGATAAAGTCATCCAGTTTGTGCGGCAGCAAGGCCTGGCGGTCGAATGGATACTGGAAACCCATGCGCATGCCGACCACCTGTCCGCCGCTCCCTATATCAAGCAAAAACTGGGAGGCCGCATTGCCATCGGCCGCATGATTACCAAGGTGCAGCGCGTCTTTGATGAAATTTTCAATCTTGAAGATTCATTCAAATTCGATGGTTCGCAATTCGATCACCTGTTCGAAGAAGACGAAATTTTCCATATCGGCAAGCTACAGGCGCAAGCCCTGTATGTGCCCGGCCATACGCCGGCGGACATGGCTTATCACATCGGTGATGCAATCTTTGTCGGCGACACCCTCTTCATGCCGGATGCCGGTACCGCACGCTGCGACTTCCCCGGCGGCGATGCGCATACGATGTATCGCTCGATACAAAAAATCCTCAGCTTCCCCGACCAAACGCGCTTGTTCATGTGCCATGACTACCCGCCCAATGAACGTGCACCGGCGTGGGAAACCACGGTCGTGAGGCAGCGCACCACGAACATCCACATCCGCACCGGCATCAGTGCCGACGAATTTGTCGCCATGCGTACCGCACGCGACAAGACGCTGGGTATGCCGACGCTGATCCTGCCGGCTATCCAGGTCAATATCCGCGCCGGTAACCTGCCTCCGGCCGACGACAATGGCATTCGCTACCTGAAAATCCCGCTCAACACGCTAACAGGCTGA
- a CDS encoding cation:proton antiporter: protein MHGAEFIQDLAVIMLIAGIVTIIFHHFRQPIVLGYILAGVIIGPHTPPFELIQDDRTIKIVAELGVVFLMFSLGLEFNLKKLSRVGVTAFIAAFGEIVLMTWIGYEIGRYFEWNTMDSLFLGAMLAISSTTIIVKALDELGLKHERFAHLIFGILIVEDILAIGMIALLSGIAMNGSVDAGDVFVTVGKLSLFMIVALVLGLLMVPRLLAYVAKFKSNEVFLITVLALCFGFCLLVLQMEYSIALGAFMIGAIMAEARQLNLIERLIAPIRDMFSALFFVGVGLLFNPTVLVTYALPIALITVAVVLGKVFACGLGTFVAGNDGRTSMRVGMGLSQIGEFSFIIASLGLTLQVTSEFLYPIVVAVSAVTTLLTPYLIKWADPVSLRAANAMPDGVSRLANRYTAWLQHTQPDGDRAALFKIVLRIVAQVIVNCAMTAAVFLAGIYIFGVIEKHLAGSIADEHTQKAIVFGGALALSLPFLIATYRKLNALSQLLAEIVIGDGGRFVHGLRRLISEVIPLLSIFGILMLIGLLSARILPPTDTLMLLLLAAAIMTALLWKTFIRWHSRLQIALFETLEHPDDGKA, encoded by the coding sequence ATGCATGGAGCTGAATTTATTCAGGATCTGGCGGTGATCATGTTGATCGCCGGTATTGTCACGATCATATTCCACCACTTCAGGCAGCCGATTGTCCTTGGCTACATCCTCGCCGGCGTCATCATCGGCCCGCATACCCCGCCATTCGAACTGATACAGGATGACCGTACCATCAAGATCGTCGCCGAGCTGGGTGTCGTATTCCTGATGTTTTCGCTGGGGCTGGAGTTCAATCTCAAGAAACTTAGTCGCGTCGGGGTGACCGCGTTTATTGCGGCGTTCGGCGAGATTGTACTGATGACCTGGATAGGTTATGAAATCGGGCGTTACTTCGAATGGAACACGATGGACTCGCTCTTCCTCGGCGCGATGCTGGCGATTTCGTCGACCACCATCATCGTCAAGGCGCTGGATGAGCTGGGCCTCAAGCATGAACGCTTCGCGCACCTGATTTTCGGCATCCTGATTGTCGAGGATATCCTGGCGATAGGCATGATTGCCCTGTTGTCCGGTATTGCGATGAATGGTTCGGTCGATGCCGGCGATGTCTTCGTGACAGTCGGCAAGTTGTCATTGTTCATGATCGTGGCGCTGGTACTCGGCCTGTTGATGGTGCCGCGCCTGCTCGCTTATGTCGCCAAGTTCAAGAGCAATGAAGTATTCCTGATCACAGTGCTGGCGCTGTGCTTTGGTTTTTGCCTGCTGGTGCTGCAGATGGAATACAGCATTGCGCTGGGCGCCTTCATGATAGGCGCGATCATGGCCGAAGCGCGTCAATTGAATTTGATCGAACGCCTGATCGCACCGATACGCGATATGTTCAGCGCGCTGTTTTTTGTCGGCGTCGGCCTGCTGTTCAATCCGACCGTGCTGGTGACCTATGCCTTGCCGATTGCCTTGATTACCGTTGCAGTGGTGCTGGGCAAGGTCTTTGCCTGCGGCCTCGGGACTTTTGTCGCCGGTAATGATGGCCGGACCTCGATGCGGGTCGGCATGGGCTTGTCGCAGATCGGTGAGTTTTCCTTCATCATCGCTTCGCTTGGCCTGACCTTGCAGGTCACCAGCGAATTCCTGTATCCGATCGTGGTGGCGGTTTCAGCTGTCACCACTTTGCTGACGCCTTACCTGATCAAGTGGGCCGACCCGGTCTCGCTGCGTGCGGCGAACGCGATGCCGGATGGTGTCAGCCGCCTTGCCAATCGCTATACCGCATGGTTGCAGCACACACAGCCGGATGGTGATCGTGCCGCCTTGTTCAAGATCGTGCTGCGTATCGTGGCGCAGGTGATCGTCAATTGCGCGATGACGGCGGCAGTGTTCCTTGCCGGTATTTACATCTTTGGCGTGATTGAAAAACACCTGGCCGGCTCCATCGCCGATGAACATACGCAAAAAGCCATCGTATTCGGCGGGGCGCTGGCCTTGTCCCTGCCTTTCCTGATTGCGACCTATCGCAAGCTCAATGCCTTGAGCCAGCTGCTGGCGGAGATCGTGATTGGCGATGGCGGGCGCTTTGTCCACGGTTTGCGGCGTTTGATTTCCGAAGTGATTCCGCTGTTGTCGATCTTCGGCATCCTTATGCTGATCGGCTTGTTGAGTGCGCGCATACTGCCGCCGACCGATACCCTGATGCTGCTTTTGCTGGCTGCTGCAATCATGACGGCGCTGCTGTGGAAGACTTTCATCCGCTGGCATTCACGCCTGCAAATCGCCCTGTTCGAGACGCTGGAGCATCCGGATGATGGAAAAGCTTGA
- the rpiA gene encoding ribose-5-phosphate isomerase RpiA has product MTQDEMKQAVARAAIDYVVAGEIIGVGTGSTANFFIDELGKIKDRIKGAVASSEATAERLRAHGITIFDLNDIDSMSVYIDGADEITAQGAMIKGGGAALTREKIVASVAKKFVCIADGSKLVDKLGKFPLPVEVIPMAQAVVARKLAALGGEPRLRVKDGKAVVTDNGCYIIDVLGLQIEDPATLEAQINDIVGVVTVGLFARRGADIALLGTADGVNSLSF; this is encoded by the coding sequence ATGACTCAAGACGAAATGAAACAAGCGGTGGCGCGTGCTGCCATCGATTACGTAGTGGCGGGTGAAATCATCGGCGTCGGTACCGGTTCCACGGCCAATTTCTTCATTGATGAATTGGGCAAGATCAAGGATCGCATCAAGGGCGCGGTCGCTTCATCCGAAGCAACGGCAGAACGCCTTCGTGCACATGGCATTACCATTTTCGATTTGAACGATATCGATTCGATGTCGGTATATATCGACGGCGCGGATGAAATCACGGCGCAAGGCGCGATGATCAAAGGCGGTGGTGCCGCCCTGACGCGTGAAAAAATCGTGGCTTCGGTCGCCAAAAAATTCGTCTGTATCGCTGATGGTTCCAAGCTGGTCGACAAGCTTGGCAAGTTTCCGCTGCCGGTGGAGGTGATCCCGATGGCGCAGGCGGTGGTGGCGCGCAAGCTGGCCGCACTTGGCGGTGAGCCGCGTTTGCGCGTGAAAGACGGTAAAGCGGTCGTCACCGATAACGGCTGCTACATCATCGATGTGCTGGGTTTGCAGATTGAAGATCCGGCGACGCTCGAAGCGCAGATCAACGATATCGTCGGTGTGGTGACGGTAGGCTTGTTTGCCCGTCGCGGTGCCGATATCGCTTTGCTCGGTACGGCTGATGGCGTCAACAGCTTGAGCTTCTGA
- a CDS encoding bifunctional diguanylate cyclase/phosphodiesterase, giving the protein MPSHPADPTLQARLLSTLLANLEGMVYRCRLDAHWTMEFVSEGCFALTGYTEEDLLFNSRVSYDQITHPDDRRHVRDTILEAVRNNRRFDIEYRIVRADGSIRHVWERGTNISHDNKAWDILEGFIQDVTERKQADEALREAERRYRSIFENAIEGIYQSTPSDGYLAVNPALARMYGYDSPQALISTLRDIDNQVYVDPQRRLEFKRLMAKHGVVTNFESRVHRRNGEVIWISENARSVYNSDGTLLFFEGTVEAITERKLHEAEIQFQATHDALTGLPNRTLLYDRMQQAVLHSERYGKLTAIAFLDLDQFKFINDSLGHQVGDELLKITAQRLTSCLRESDTVARQGGDEFVLLLTDQPNEEAITHTMQRVLHEVSQPWKANDLEFQITCSIGLTLCPDDGRDAETLLKNADSAMYKAKELGRNNFQYFSAEMNSSVTDRLELLNRLRQAITNEDFVLHYQPKVSLASHQIIGAEALVRWNSAHSGMVSPASFIPLAEETGLIIPLGEWVLRTACRQNRAWQDAGYPPIPISVNLSPRQLARGDIVEVVERILTETGLEAQHLELEITESVMTTDVEKSFALLTQLRSLGVKISLDDFGTGYSSLSYLKRFPVDTLKIDQSFVRDIATDQDSAAIVKAIISLGRNLNLTVLAEGIETEDQFQFLLANGCDEGQGYLMSKPVPNKNFVDLLTQ; this is encoded by the coding sequence ATGCCATCCCACCCTGCTGACCCGACATTGCAAGCCCGTTTGCTCAGCACCCTGCTGGCCAACCTGGAAGGCATGGTCTATCGCTGCCGGCTCGACGCCCACTGGACGATGGAATTCGTCAGTGAAGGCTGCTTTGCGCTGACCGGTTATACCGAAGAGGATCTGCTCTTCAACAGCCGCGTGTCTTATGACCAGATTACCCACCCGGATGACCGCCGGCATGTGCGCGATACGATACTGGAAGCGGTACGCAATAATCGCCGCTTCGATATCGAATACCGCATCGTGCGTGCCGACGGCAGCATCCGCCATGTGTGGGAACGTGGCACCAATATTTCACATGACAACAAAGCCTGGGACATCCTCGAAGGTTTTATCCAGGATGTGACCGAGCGCAAGCAGGCGGATGAAGCATTGCGCGAAGCAGAGCGCCGCTACCGCAGCATCTTTGAAAACGCGATCGAAGGTATTTATCAATCGACGCCAAGCGACGGCTATCTGGCAGTCAATCCCGCCCTTGCCCGCATGTACGGCTATGACAGCCCGCAGGCATTGATTTCCACGCTACGCGACATTGATAACCAGGTCTATGTCGACCCGCAACGCCGCCTTGAATTCAAGCGCCTGATGGCCAAGCATGGGGTAGTCACCAATTTTGAGTCACGCGTGCACCGACGCAACGGCGAAGTCATCTGGATTTCGGAAAACGCACGCTCGGTCTACAACAGTGACGGCACCTTGCTATTCTTCGAAGGTACGGTGGAAGCCATCACCGAACGTAAATTGCATGAAGCGGAAATCCAGTTCCAGGCGACGCACGATGCACTGACCGGCTTGCCGAATCGCACCCTGCTTTACGACCGCATGCAGCAAGCAGTGCTGCATTCCGAACGTTACGGCAAGCTGACCGCGATTGCCTTCCTCGACCTGGATCAATTCAAATTCATCAATGACAGCCTGGGTCACCAGGTCGGCGATGAATTGCTCAAGATAACCGCGCAACGCCTGACTTCCTGCCTGCGCGAAAGCGATACCGTGGCGCGCCAGGGTGGCGATGAATTCGTGCTGCTGCTGACCGACCAGCCGAATGAAGAAGCGATTACACACACCATGCAACGCGTGTTGCATGAAGTGTCGCAACCGTGGAAAGCCAATGACCTGGAGTTTCAGATCACTTGCAGTATCGGCCTCACGCTATGCCCGGATGACGGGCGCGATGCCGAAACCCTGCTGAAGAATGCGGACTCGGCGATGTACAAGGCGAAGGAACTCGGGCGCAATAACTTCCAGTACTTCTCGGCCGAAATGAATAGCTCGGTCACCGACCGCCTGGAACTGCTGAACCGCTTGCGCCAGGCGATTACGAATGAAGACTTTGTGTTGCACTATCAACCAAAAGTCAGCCTCGCCAGCCATCAAATCATCGGGGCGGAAGCCCTGGTGCGCTGGAATAGCGCACATTCCGGCATGGTATCGCCGGCCAGTTTCATTCCGCTGGCGGAAGAAACCGGCCTCATCATCCCGCTCGGCGAATGGGTCTTGCGCACCGCCTGCCGCCAGAATCGTGCATGGCAGGATGCCGGTTATCCGCCTATCCCGATTTCTGTCAACCTGTCGCCACGCCAACTGGCGCGCGGCGATATCGTCGAAGTGGTGGAACGCATACTCACCGAAACCGGCCTCGAAGCGCAGCACCTGGAACTGGAAATTACCGAAAGCGTGATGACCACCGATGTCGAAAAATCGTTTGCGCTACTGACGCAGTTACGTAGCCTGGGTGTCAAGATATCGCTCGACGATTTCGGCACCGGTTATTCCAGCCTCAGCTACCTGAAGCGCTTCCCGGTCGATACGTTGAAGATAGACCAATCCTTCGTGCGCGATATTGCGACCGACCAGGACAGTGCCGCGATTGTGAAAGCGATTATTTCACTGGGAAGGAATTTGAACCTGACCGTGCTGGCCGAAGGGATAGAAACCGAAGATCAATTCCAGTTCCTGCTGGCCAATGGTTGCGACGAAGGCCAGGGATATTTGATGAGCAAGCCTGTGCCAAACAAAAATTTCGTGGATTTACTCACGCAATAA
- a CDS encoding antibiotic biosynthesis monooxygenase: MVNVGLQVRLEAKPGKEKELEEFLRAQLPYALGEPATVAWFAVKLNAGTFLIFDAFENESGRQAHIDGAIAAALGEVASQLLAKPPSIEKLTILAAKLPGSGEVPDSLG, translated from the coding sequence ATGGTTAACGTCGGATTGCAAGTCCGCCTGGAAGCAAAACCGGGCAAGGAAAAAGAACTGGAAGAATTCCTGCGTGCGCAACTGCCGTACGCACTGGGAGAACCTGCAACGGTGGCCTGGTTCGCAGTCAAGCTCAATGCCGGCACCTTCCTTATCTTCGATGCGTTCGAAAACGAAAGCGGACGGCAAGCCCATATCGATGGTGCCATCGCTGCAGCACTGGGAGAAGTCGCTTCACAGTTGTTGGCAAAACCACCCTCCATTGAAAAACTGACCATACTGGCAGCCAAGCTGCCGGGCAGCGGCGAAGTGCCGGATTCATTGGGTTAG